A region from the Coffea eugenioides isolate CCC68of chromosome 9, Ceug_1.0, whole genome shotgun sequence genome encodes:
- the LOC113782968 gene encoding BTB/POZ domain-containing protein At1g30440, whose translation MACMKLGSKSDAFQRQGQAWFCTTGLPSDLIVEVGEMSFHLHKFPLLSRSGVMERLIAEASDEGEEGYLIKLPDIPGGAKTFELVAKFCYGVKLELTASNVVYLRCAADHLEMTEEYGEGNLISQAEIFLNQVVLKSWKDSLKALQTCDDVLPYAEELHITKRCIESLAAKASTDPNLFGWPVMEHGGPMQSPGGSVLWNGISTGARPKHSSSDWWYEDASALSLPLYKRLISVMESRGIKQDILSASLSFYAKKYLPGINRRQSAGESSSRLTGLGATLTEEDQKLLLEEVDRLLPMQKGLVSTKFLFGLLRTAKILHASLSCISTLEKRIGMQLDQATLEDLLMPSFTHSMETLYDVDCVQRILEHFLAMDQVTGGASPCSVDDGQLMGSPSLTPITMVAKLIDGYLAEVAPDVNLKLPKFQSLAASVPEYARPLDDGLYRAIDIYLKSHPWLAEADREQLCRLMDCQKLSLEACTHAAQNERLPLRIIVQVLFFEQLQLRTSIAGCFLVSDNLDGGSRQLRSGLVGPNEGGWATAVRENQVLKVGMDNMRMRVSELEKECSNMRQEIEKLGRGKGSSTWGSVSKKFGFRLKSQMCSAQEGSISNQNSSTGKAEKVKDKNGKQKKNLSLDD comes from the exons ATGGCTTGTATGAAACTGGGATCCAAAAGTGATGCTTTTCAGAGGCAAGGCCAGGCATG GTTCTGCACAACTGGTCTTCCAAGTGATCTCATCGTTGAAGTTGGGGAGATGTCATTCCATCTACACAAG TTTCCATTGCTTTCAAGAAGTGGGGTTATGGAAAGACTGATTGCAGAAGCATCTGATGAAGGAGAAGAAGGTTATTTAATTAAGCTGCCAGACATTCCTGGTGGGGCTAAAACCTTTGAGCTGGTTGCCAAATTTTGCTATGGAGTGAAACTTGAATTGACTGCATCCAATGTTGTATACCTTCGATGTGCCGCTGACCATCTTGAAATGACAGAAGAGTATGGAGAGGGCAATCTTATTTCACAGGCTGAAATATTTCTCAATCAAGTAGTTCTAAAAAGCTGGAAAGACTCTTTGAAAGCACTCCAGACATGTGATGATGTTCTCCCCTATGCAGAAGAACTCCATATCACAAAAAGGTGCATTGAATCACTGGCTGCCAAGGCATCAACTGACCCGAACCTATTTGGTTGGCCGGTCATGGAGCATGGTGGGCCTATGCAAAGTCCTGGTGGAAGTGTCTTGTGGAATGGAATAAGCACTGGTGCAAGGCCAAAACACTCAAGTTCAGATTGGTGGTATGAGGATGCATCAGCTCTTAGTTTACCTCTTTACAAAAGATTGATTTCTGTCATGGAATCTCGAGGCATCAAACAAGATATTCTTTCTGCCTCCCTTAGTTTCTATGCCAAAAAATATCTACCGGGGATAAACCGCCGTCAGAGTGCTGGTGAGTCTAGTAGCCGTCTTACGGGATTGGGGGCAACTCTTACTGAAGAGGACCAGAAGCTTTTACTCGAAGAGGTTGATCGCTTACTTCCTATGCAAAAAGGCCTAGTCTCCACTAAATTCCTCTTTGGGCTACTTCGAACAGCCAAGATTCTTCATGCAAGTCTGTCTTGCATATCAACCTTGGAAAAGAGAATAGGGATGCAGCTTGATCAGGCCACTCTTGAAGATCTATTGATGCCTAGCTTTACTCATTCTATGGAGACTTTGTATGATGTTGATTGTGTGCAGCGGATCCTCGAGCATTTCTTGGCAATGGATCAGGTAACCGGAGGTGCATCACCTTGTTCAGTGGATGATGGCCAACTGATGGGGTCACCTTCTCTGACACCAATCACTATGGTAGCGAAGCTAATTGATGGGTACCTTGCAGAAGTCGCCCCAGATGTTAACTTGAAACTACCCAAgtttcaatctcttgcagcttCTGTTCCTGAGTATGCTAGGCCGCTGGATGATGGCCTTTATCGTGCAATTGACATTTACCTAAAG TCCCACCCATGGTTGGCGGAGGCTGACAGAGAACAACTCTGTAGGCTGATGGACTGCCAGAAGCTCTCCTTGGAAGCTTGCACACATGCTGCACAGAATGAGAGACTCCCTTTAAGAATTATAGTTCAGGTTCTTTTCTTTGAGCAGCTCCAACTAAGGACCTCCATTGCTGGCTGCTTCCTGGTCTCAGACAACCTCGATGGTGGTTCGAGACAACTAAGAAgtggtttggtgggaccaaatgAAGGAGGCTGGGCAACAGCGGTGAGGGAAAACCAGGTGTTAAAAGTAGGAATGGATAACATGAGAATGCGGGTTTCTGAGCTTGAGAAAGAATGCTCAAACATGAGGCAGGAAATCGAGAAATTAGGACGAGGAAAGGGATCTAGCACATGGGGTAGTGTGTCTAAGAAATTTGGATTCAGATTGAAGTCTCAAATGTGTAGTGCTCAGGAGGGATCCATCAGTAACCAGAACAGCAGCACTGGGAAGGCTGAGAAGGTCAAAGACAAGAACGGAAAGCAGAAGAAAAATTTGTCTCTGGATGATtag